In one window of Pristiophorus japonicus isolate sPriJap1 chromosome 9, sPriJap1.hap1, whole genome shotgun sequence DNA:
- the LOC139273380 gene encoding gastrula zinc finger protein XlCGF8.2DB-like yields MTHQRIHTRERPFICPECAKGFTNLSNLLTHPIHTGERPFTCPECAKGFTNLSNLLTHPIHTGERPFTCPECAKRFTNLSYLLTHPIHTGEKPFTCPEYAKGFTNLSSLLTHPIHTGEKPFTCPEYAKGFTNLSNLLTHPIHTGEKPFTCPEYAKGLTNLSNLLTHQRVHK; encoded by the coding sequence atgacacaccagcgaattcacactagggagagaccgttcatctgcccAGAGTGTGCAAAGGGATTCACTAATTTATCCAACCTACTGACACAcccaattcacactggggagagaccgttcacctgccccgaGTGTGCAAAGGGATTCACTAATTTATCCAACCTACTGACACAcccaattcacactggggagagaccgttcacctgccccgaGTGTGCAAAGCGATTCACTAATTTATCCTACCTACTGACACAcccaattcacactggggagaaaccgttcacctgCCCCGAGTATGCAAAGGGATTCACTAATTTATCCAGCCTACTGACACAcccaattcacactggggagaaaccgttcacctgccccgagtatgcaaagggattcactaatttatccaacctgctgacacacccaattcacactggggagaaaccgttcacctgCCCCGAGTATGCAAAGGGATTAACTAATTTATCCaacctactgacacaccagcgagttcacaagtga